CTTCCTCAGAAGCAAAACCCGCCACTTCTTCACGTGACATGAGTGCTGCGCTCATTGTGTTATGGGCAAATAAATCCAATTTCATTTGGCTTTCACCTTGCACGTTTTCGACACCAGACTGACCAAGAATATTGGTTAAACCCGCTTTGTTGATATCACGATGAATGATTTTTGCTAGTAAACGAATAGAAGACAAAATACCACTAAGTTCCCCTTTTGCATTTGGGTACTCCGCTTGGCGTTCAACAATAAATTCACTCAATGTTTTCATGTTTATTCCTTTTTTATAATTGTTAAATAAATAATAGACCCTTTTATTATATGTTATTTGGCACTTTTGATTGAGATCAAAATGTGAAGAATGAGATCTTTGTCACATTTTATTTTTGATACAAAGCCTTGACAAAACGTATATATCCTTTAAAAAAGATATAATAGATAAATAACGTCACAGTAAAGGAATACTGTTATGAAATTTACTCATTTTCCTTTCAAATCAAGTTTACTTGCTTGCAGTATTGCTTTGCTTGCTGCGTGCAATTCAATTACTTATCATCCCACTAAAACGATTGAGAAAATAGATCCACAAAAGGGATATCGTTTAGAAAATGCGATGCAGCAGGCATTACAAAAAGAAAATTTGGTGATTATGACTTTTTCAGGTGGTGGTTCTCGCGCGGCATCTTTAGGTTATGGCGTGTTAGAGCAGTTCCAAAATGTCTCAGTGCGTCCAACAGAGAAAGGTAGCACCTTATTGCAAAATATTGATATTGTGTATGGGGTGTCTGGCGGCTCAGTATTAGCAGCCTATTTTGCTTTAGAAGGACAGGACATTATCCCTAAATTTAATAATTCTTTTTTGAAAAAGAATTTCCAGAAAAAAGTCATCAATGAAGTATTTTCGGTGAGTAATGTGCCTCGGCTTACTTCTCCACAGTTTGGTCGTAGCGATTTGTTGCAGGAACAGCTCAATCTTGCTTTATATCGTGGAAAAAAATTTGCAGATCTTGAACAACGTAAAGGACCTTTTGCTGTAATTAATGCCACCGACATGGTCGCTGGACAGGAGGTCTCTTTCACTCAAGATTTCTTTGATTGGCTTTGTGTAGATTTAAATGATGTCGAAATTGCAAGAGCTGTGGCAGCATCCAGTGCTGTTCCATTAATTTTTTCACCCATTACACAAAATAATCATGGTGGTGCTTGCCAAGCCGAGAGTAAAAAAGAATTATTGACACAGATGAAAGTAGGGAATCGTTTGTGGCTAAACAATTTTGAAACCATGAAAAAACGTACGGCTTCTTATCAAAATAATGAGGAAAAACCTTATTTACATTTGGTTGACGGTGGTTTAACGGATAATTTGGGCTTGGCAAGCTTGTTGGATATGTCGAATTTACTCACTGTCAAAAAATTGTATGCAGAGCTGAAAAATTACAATTTACGCAATATTGTCGTGGTAAACGTCAATGCGCAAAGTGAGCTATCGAGCCATATTGATAAGTCTGCTGATGTGCCAGGAATCAAAGAA
The sequence above is a segment of the Haemophilus parainfluenzae genome. Coding sequences within it:
- a CDS encoding patatin-like phospholipase family protein is translated as MKFTHFPFKSSLLACSIALLAACNSITYHPTKTIEKIDPQKGYRLENAMQQALQKENLVIMTFSGGGSRAASLGYGVLEQFQNVSVRPTEKGSTLLQNIDIVYGVSGGSVLAAYFALEGQDIIPKFNNSFLKKNFQKKVINEVFSVSNVPRLTSPQFGRSDLLQEQLNLALYRGKKFADLEQRKGPFAVINATDMVAGQEVSFTQDFFDWLCVDLNDVEIARAVAASSAVPLIFSPITQNNHGGACQAESKKELLTQMKVGNRLWLNNFETMKKRTASYQNNEEKPYLHLVDGGLTDNLGLASLLDMSNLLTVKKLYAELKNYNLRNIVVVNVNAQSELSSHIDKSADVPGIKEVVNTVINVPIDKTTESTVKYSQKFADQWNAYTKHKKGAKIKAYFVNLSLKDLPDGQLKNDVLNIGTSFYLPQSDVDKLREAAKILLEQSKEYHKALKALQ